One Thermoanaerobacter pseudethanolicus ATCC 33223 DNA window includes the following coding sequences:
- a CDS encoding Hsp20/alpha crystallin family protein, with protein sequence MSLMRRGRDWWDWPFDFNIRNLPSIFDVNFPSISGLFSRPRVDITESETEIVATAELPGVDKKDIEINVYDNILEIKGQTTVDEEREDKNYYMRERYYGSFARRIELPAEVDPERTTAKFENGILKITMPKLHPSKPKGRKIDIE encoded by the coding sequence ATGAGCCTTATGAGACGAGGACGCGACTGGTGGGATTGGCCCTTCGATTTCAATATTAGAAATTTGCCAAGCATTTTTGATGTGAATTTCCCATCTATTTCAGGTCTATTTTCTCGGCCAAGAGTGGACATCACCGAATCTGAAACAGAAATAGTGGCAACAGCTGAACTACCGGGCGTTGACAAAAAAGACATTGAAATAAATGTCTATGACAATATACTGGAAATAAAAGGGCAAACCACAGTAGATGAAGAAAGAGAAGATAAAAATTATTACATGAGAGAAAGATATTACGGAAGTTTTGCCAGAAGAATAGAATTACCCGCAGAAGTAGACCCTGAAAGAACTACTGCTAAATTTGAAAACGGCATTCTCAAAATCACAATGCCAAAATTACATCCAAGCAAACCAAAGGGAAGAAAAATAGATATAGAATAA
- a CDS encoding PTS sugar transporter subunit IIA, which produces MEIKDVLNEKMMVFDLKAKDKNGVLEELVSVLKENGVVDDEEGFLEVVKRREEEFSTGIGYGVAIPHGKSSLVKKPAIVFGKSRQGIDYNSMDGKPAHLFFLIAVPDNSDELHLKVLAELSRSLMHKEVREELEKALTPEEVINAFNK; this is translated from the coding sequence ATGGAAATAAAAGATGTATTGAACGAAAAAATGATGGTTTTTGACCTAAAGGCAAAGGACAAAAATGGAGTGTTGGAAGAGTTAGTAAGTGTTTTAAAAGAAAATGGAGTTGTAGATGATGAAGAAGGCTTTTTAGAAGTGGTGAAAAGAAGAGAAGAAGAGTTTTCTACAGGTATAGGTTATGGGGTTGCAATACCTCATGGCAAAAGCAGTCTTGTGAAAAAGCCAGCAATAGTATTTGGTAAGTCTCGCCAAGGAATAGACTATAACTCAATGGATGGCAAACCTGCCCATTTATTTTTCTTAATTGCTGTGCCAGACAACTCTGATGAGTTACATCTTAAAGTTTTGGCTGAGCTTTCAAGGTCTTTAATGCATAAGGAGGTGAGAGAAGAGTTAGAAAAAGCTTTGACACCTGAGGAAGTCATAAACGCTTTTAATAAGTAA
- the murC gene encoding UDP-N-acetylmuramate--L-alanine ligase encodes MDINLENFKRVHFIGIGGISMSGLAHILLNNGHIVTGSDIKNSHIIERLRQEGAVITIPHNENSVIGADLVVYTAAIHEDNPEYQKAKELNIPIIDRATLLGLIMKKYKYGIAVAGSHGKTTTTSLISVILDGMEFDPTVLVGGEVDVIGGNVRVGSSEYFVTEACEYTDSFLKFYPYIAVILNVDSDHLDYFKNIDNIKQSFRQFANLVPPDGFVVACKDDANTMYVVNGLNKNIVTYGIYQDSDWKAKNISFDDKGCAIFDVYYKEEYMGNFKLSIPGKHNVYNALAALAVSHLVGIDIKKASHYLTEFKGTHRRFEIKGIVDGITIVDDYAHHPAEIKATLEAAKNYPHKRIICIFQPHTYSRTKSLLNDFAGSFDNADKIIIADIYAAREKDTGIVSSKDLVELISQRGKDVLYLKDFDSIVEYLNKNAKAGDLVLTVGAGNIYEVGEMFLKGHKKAVGM; translated from the coding sequence ATGGATATAAATCTTGAAAACTTTAAAAGAGTGCATTTTATAGGAATTGGCGGTATAAGTATGAGCGGTTTAGCTCATATACTTTTGAATAACGGCCATATAGTAACAGGCTCAGATATAAAAAATTCTCATATAATCGAAAGGTTAAGACAAGAAGGAGCAGTTATAACAATACCTCACAACGAAAATAGTGTCATAGGTGCTGATTTAGTAGTGTATACAGCTGCTATCCATGAAGATAATCCTGAATATCAAAAAGCTAAGGAATTAAATATACCTATTATAGATAGAGCTACCCTTTTAGGTCTCATTATGAAAAAATACAAATACGGCATTGCTGTTGCAGGAAGTCATGGAAAGACAACTACTACTTCTTTAATATCTGTAATACTCGATGGTATGGAATTTGACCCAACAGTTTTAGTAGGAGGAGAAGTTGATGTAATAGGAGGAAATGTGAGAGTTGGAAGCAGTGAATATTTTGTCACAGAAGCTTGTGAATATACAGATAGTTTTCTAAAGTTTTATCCTTACATAGCTGTTATACTAAATGTCGATTCAGACCACTTAGATTACTTCAAAAATATTGACAACATAAAACAGTCTTTTAGGCAATTTGCTAATTTAGTTCCACCAGACGGATTCGTGGTAGCATGCAAAGATGATGCAAACACCATGTATGTTGTAAATGGGTTAAATAAAAACATTGTGACCTATGGTATTTACCAAGATAGTGATTGGAAAGCAAAAAACATAAGTTTTGATGACAAAGGCTGTGCAATTTTTGACGTTTATTATAAAGAGGAATATATGGGCAATTTTAAATTATCAATACCCGGAAAACACAATGTTTACAACGCCTTAGCTGCTTTGGCAGTAAGTCACCTTGTAGGAATTGACATAAAAAAAGCTTCTCATTATTTAACTGAATTCAAAGGCACTCATAGAAGATTCGAAATAAAAGGAATAGTTGATGGCATAACAATTGTGGATGACTATGCTCATCACCCTGCTGAAATTAAAGCAACTTTAGAAGCAGCAAAAAATTATCCTCATAAAAGAATTATTTGTATATTCCAGCCACATACTTACTCAAGAACTAAATCTTTGCTTAATGATTTTGCAGGATCCTTTGACAATGCGGATAAAATAATAATAGCTGACATATACGCCGCAAGAGAGAAAGATACAGGAATTGTTTCTTCTAAAGATTTAGTGGAACTAATCTCTCAAAGAGGAAAGGATGTTTTGTACTTAAAAGACTTTGACTCTATAGTGGAGTATTTAAATAAAAATGCAAAAGCAGGCGATTTAGTATTAACAGTTGGAGCAGGAAATATCTACGAAGTAGGAGAAATGTTTTTAAAAGGCCATAAAAAAGCTGTAGGAATGTAA
- a CDS encoding PTS fructose transporter subunit IIC, with protein MKKVVAVTACPTGIAHTYMAAENLQMAAKEMGVDIKVETQGSIGAENQLTEEDIKAADAVIIAAATKVDKSRFAGKPVLEVPVEDAIKDAKGLIEKALKMEKPKDYVEKVEEIHKERSAQRTGAYKHLMTGVSYMIPFVVAGGILIALSFFWGYKAFEVEGTLPWALMKIGGGSAFALMVPILSGYIAFSIADRPGLVPGMVGGMLAVSTGAGFLGGIISGFLAGYTIVYLKRLIKLPKTLEGLMPILILPVLSTLIVGLLMIYVIGSPMKAIMTSLTDWLTGMSSTNAVIFGAILGLMMAFDMGGPVNKTAYTFATGLLASNVFAPMAAVMAAGMTPPLGLALATALFKNRFTKEEIEAGKAAWVLGASFITEGAIPFAAADPFRVIPSIMVGSAVTGALSMLFHIELRAPHGGIFVIPIAVSNPLLYIGVIAVGTVVTALMVALLKKKVE; from the coding sequence ATGAAAAAGGTAGTTGCTGTTACAGCCTGCCCTACAGGTATTGCTCATACCTATATGGCGGCGGAAAATCTTCAGATGGCAGCCAAAGAAATGGGAGTAGACATAAAGGTAGAGACTCAAGGGTCAATAGGTGCAGAAAACCAGCTTACTGAAGAAGATATAAAAGCTGCTGATGCTGTCATAATAGCAGCTGCGACAAAAGTTGATAAATCAAGATTTGCCGGTAAACCTGTACTTGAGGTACCAGTTGAAGATGCTATAAAGGATGCAAAAGGACTTATTGAAAAGGCTCTTAAGATGGAAAAGCCAAAAGATTATGTAGAAAAGGTAGAAGAAATTCATAAAGAAAGGTCAGCGCAAAGGACAGGTGCCTACAAACACCTTATGACAGGTGTTTCCTACATGATACCTTTTGTAGTTGCAGGTGGTATTTTAATTGCACTTTCCTTTTTCTGGGGATATAAAGCCTTTGAGGTAGAAGGAACTCTTCCTTGGGCTTTGATGAAAATTGGCGGTGGTTCAGCTTTTGCATTGATGGTGCCGATTTTGTCTGGCTATATAGCATTTTCTATTGCAGATAGGCCTGGTCTTGTTCCCGGCATGGTAGGCGGTATGCTGGCAGTATCCACTGGGGCAGGATTTTTAGGCGGTATCATTTCAGGATTTTTGGCAGGATATACGATAGTTTATCTGAAAAGGTTAATAAAGCTTCCTAAAACATTAGAAGGTTTAATGCCAATACTCATATTGCCGGTATTATCGACTTTAATAGTAGGACTTTTAATGATATATGTAATTGGTTCTCCAATGAAAGCCATAATGACATCTTTGACTGACTGGCTTACTGGGATGAGTTCTACAAATGCAGTGATTTTTGGAGCAATATTGGGACTTATGATGGCTTTTGATATGGGTGGTCCTGTAAACAAGACAGCTTATACTTTTGCAACAGGTCTTTTAGCATCAAATGTTTTTGCTCCAATGGCAGCGGTCATGGCAGCTGGTATGACTCCTCCACTTGGACTTGCACTTGCAACTGCTCTTTTCAAGAATAGATTTACAAAGGAAGAGATAGAAGCGGGTAAAGCGGCATGGGTTTTGGGAGCTTCGTTTATAACAGAAGGTGCTATACCATTTGCAGCAGCAGACCCCTTCAGGGTAATACCTTCAATAATGGTGGGCTCTGCTGTGACAGGTGCTCTTTCAATGCTTTTCCACATTGAATTAAGAGCTCCTCATGGAGGAATATTTGTAATACCGATAGCTGTGTCAAATCCTCTTCTTTACATTGGAGTAATAGCAGTTGGTACAGTAGTTACTGCATTAATGGTAGCGCTTCTTAAGAAAAAAGTAGAATAA
- the glmU gene encoding bifunctional UDP-N-acetylglucosamine diphosphorylase/glucosamine-1-phosphate N-acetyltransferase GlmU: MEGLVTLILAAGLGKRMKSKHPKVVHKVCGKPMIEWVVDAVEEIGSKEVIVVVGHKAEEVKEVLKERVKYAYQEVQLGTGHAVMMAEDLLPEEGNVLILTGDTPLITSNTLKELINFHIKEGNSVTILSSVLEDPTGYGRIIRDKSGNVIRIVEDKDATEEEKSIHEINSAMYVMDIAKLKKALRMITNNNAQGEYYLTDAVEIIRDMDGKIGAFTVPSEEITGVNSRVQLFEAEKIMRKRINYRHMENGVTIVDPDTTYIGAEVEIGADTVVLPGCVIEGKTKIGSDCEIGPNCRIVDSEIGDGCSVTYSVILSSKIKNNVKIGPFAHIRPETVIQSNVKIGDFVEIKKSIIDEGSKVPHLTYVGDAEVGKNVNMGCGSITVNYDGKQKHKTVIGDNVFVGCNVNLVAPVKIGNNAYIAAGSTITEDVPEGALAIARSRQTNKEGWVQERIKKGRL, translated from the coding sequence TTGGAAGGGCTAGTGACGCTTATTTTAGCAGCGGGGCTTGGAAAAAGGATGAAATCTAAGCATCCAAAGGTGGTTCATAAAGTCTGTGGTAAACCGATGATAGAATGGGTAGTAGATGCGGTAGAAGAGATAGGCAGTAAAGAAGTAATTGTAGTAGTCGGCCACAAAGCAGAAGAGGTAAAGGAAGTTTTAAAAGAAAGAGTCAAGTATGCTTATCAAGAAGTGCAGTTAGGCACAGGTCATGCTGTGATGATGGCAGAAGACTTACTCCCTGAGGAAGGCAATGTGCTGATTTTGACAGGAGATACACCTCTTATTACCTCCAATACCTTAAAAGAATTAATAAATTTTCATATTAAAGAGGGCAACAGTGTTACAATTTTGTCTTCAGTATTAGAGGACCCTACAGGTTATGGGAGGATAATAAGGGATAAAAGTGGAAACGTTATAAGGATTGTGGAAGATAAAGATGCAACGGAAGAAGAAAAAAGCATCCATGAGATAAATTCTGCCATGTACGTTATGGATATAGCCAAACTAAAAAAAGCGCTAAGAATGATAACAAATAATAACGCACAGGGTGAATATTATCTGACGGATGCTGTGGAAATTATAAGAGATATGGATGGAAAAATTGGCGCTTTTACTGTACCTTCAGAGGAGATAACGGGAGTAAATTCAAGGGTGCAGCTTTTTGAAGCAGAGAAAATAATGAGAAAGCGGATTAATTATCGTCATATGGAAAACGGAGTAACAATAGTGGACCCTGATACCACTTATATAGGGGCTGAAGTGGAGATTGGAGCAGATACTGTAGTATTGCCTGGTTGTGTTATAGAAGGGAAAACGAAAATAGGAAGTGATTGTGAGATAGGGCCTAATTGTAGGATTGTTGATTCGGAAATTGGTGATGGATGTAGTGTCACGTATTCGGTAATACTCTCTTCAAAAATAAAAAATAATGTTAAAATAGGACCTTTTGCCCACATAAGACCAGAAACTGTGATACAGAGTAATGTCAAAATAGGGGACTTTGTGGAGATAAAGAAGTCAATAATTGATGAAGGAAGTAAAGTTCCTCATCTTACGTATGTGGGAGACGCGGAAGTTGGTAAAAATGTCAATATGGGATGTGGCTCTATTACAGTTAATTATGATGGTAAACAAAAGCACAAGACAGTGATAGGAGATAATGTTTTCGTGGGGTGCAATGTAAATCTTGTAGCGCCAGTAAAGATTGGAAATAATGCTTATATTGCTGCTGGTTCAACTATAACAGAGGATGTTCCTGAAGGAGCACTTGCCATAGCCAGAAGTAGGCAAACTAATAAAGAGGGCTGGGTACAGGAAAGAATAAAAAAAGGGAGGCTTTAA
- a CDS encoding LacI family DNA-binding transcriptional regulator: MNVTIKDVAKRANVAPSTVSRVIADNPRISKETKERVWKAMEELGYYPNAIARSLASKVTNTLGLIMPRSTEEAFSNPFFPEVMRGISVVAHREKYDLLLSTSGNQEEEKEAVINMVKGKRVDGIILLSSRTTDELIPWLRDEKFPFVVIGKPLDAKGVYWVDNDNIGASKLATNYLIKHGHREIAFISGSLEYVVSLDRLDGYKLALEENGIPFKRELVEQDEFSEDGGYRAMMRILEREKPTAVVVTDDVMAFGVIRAAIDKGYRVPEDISIVGFNNIPLSAFANPPLTTIDISTFDLGIKSAELLIARLKQKDVDTDHIIVPVKLVERKSCVAR, encoded by the coding sequence ATGAATGTAACGATTAAAGATGTGGCCAAAAGGGCAAATGTTGCTCCTTCTACTGTATCGAGGGTTATTGCTGATAATCCTCGTATAAGCAAAGAGACAAAAGAGAGAGTTTGGAAGGCGATGGAGGAATTGGGGTATTATCCAAATGCCATTGCCAGAAGCCTTGCAAGTAAAGTGACAAATACATTAGGGCTTATAATGCCTCGCTCTACAGAGGAAGCTTTTTCAAATCCCTTTTTCCCAGAAGTGATGAGAGGAATAAGTGTTGTTGCCCACAGAGAAAAATATGATTTGCTTTTATCAACATCTGGGAATCAAGAAGAGGAAAAAGAAGCGGTTATAAATATGGTAAAAGGCAAACGAGTTGATGGAATAATTCTTTTATCTTCCCGTACAACCGATGAGCTTATACCTTGGTTAAGAGATGAAAAATTTCCTTTTGTTGTTATAGGTAAGCCTTTAGACGCCAAGGGTGTGTATTGGGTTGACAATGACAATATAGGGGCTTCTAAGCTTGCTACTAATTACCTTATTAAACATGGGCATAGAGAAATTGCTTTTATAAGTGGTTCATTGGAATATGTAGTGAGTTTAGATAGGTTAGATGGTTATAAACTTGCCCTTGAGGAAAATGGAATACCTTTTAAGAGAGAGTTGGTGGAACAAGACGAGTTTTCAGAAGACGGTGGATACAGGGCGATGATGAGAATATTAGAAAGAGAAAAACCTACTGCAGTTGTGGTTACTGATGATGTTATGGCATTTGGTGTTATAAGGGCTGCAATAGATAAAGGATATAGAGTTCCTGAGGATATATCAATAGTAGGGTTTAACAACATTCCCTTGTCAGCTTTTGCAAACCCACCCCTTACGACAATAGATATTTCTACATTTGATTTGGGAATTAAGTCTGCAGAACTTTTGATTGCAAGGTTAAAGCAAAAGGATGTAGACACAGACCACATCATTGTGCCTGTAAAGCTTGTGGAGAGGAAATCTTGTGTTGCAAGATGA
- the spoVG gene encoding septation regulator SpoVG, with product MEITDVRVRKLNEEGKMKAVVSVTFDNEFVVHDIKVIEGQNGLFIAMPSRKTPEGEFKDIAHPINSDTRNRLQSAILKEYEKAKEQEAAHKE from the coding sequence ATGGAAATTACAGACGTAAGGGTGAGAAAACTTAATGAGGAAGGCAAAATGAAGGCTGTAGTTTCTGTAACCTTTGACAATGAGTTTGTGGTTCACGACATAAAGGTTATAGAGGGCCAAAATGGGTTGTTTATTGCTATGCCAAGTCGAAAGACTCCCGAAGGGGAGTTTAAAGATATTGCTCACCCTATAAATTCAGACACAAGAAATAGATTACAAAGCGCTATTTTAAAAGAATATGAAAAAGCAAAAGAACAAGAAGCTGCACATAAGGAATAA
- the pfkB gene encoding 1-phosphofructokinase: protein MITTVTANPAIDRTIIVEDLKIGYVNRVIRSRVDAGGKGINVAKNLKNFGDDVIALGFIGPNAKYIIDCLEDEGIKTDFVKIKNETRTNIKISDISRMEVTDLNEYGPYVSEEEIELLKKSIFKYAKESKVLVLSGSLPQGVPKTFYKDIIREVKSGDLKIILDADKEALLYGIEEKPYMIKPNVQELEDVVGKKLESLEEVIEEGKKLKDSGIEIVAISMGGRGSVVITKEGIYRVMPVKVEVKGTVGAGDAFVAGFAHGIYKGLPIEETIKIAAALSTSVVMKEGTRAGTLEEVNILKDKIGIERIER, encoded by the coding sequence ATGATAACGACGGTAACGGCGAATCCAGCAATTGACAGGACAATAATTGTTGAGGATTTGAAAATTGGTTATGTAAATAGGGTAATTCGATCAAGAGTAGATGCTGGGGGAAAAGGTATAAATGTCGCTAAAAACCTTAAAAATTTTGGAGATGATGTTATTGCTCTTGGCTTTATAGGACCTAATGCTAAATATATAATCGATTGTTTAGAAGATGAAGGCATAAAAACTGACTTTGTGAAAATAAAAAATGAGACGAGGACAAATATAAAGATTTCTGATATTTCAAGGATGGAAGTCACTGATTTGAATGAATATGGCCCATATGTAAGCGAAGAAGAAATAGAGCTACTTAAAAAAAGTATATTTAAATATGCTAAAGAGTCAAAAGTGCTTGTGCTTTCAGGAAGTTTACCACAAGGAGTGCCAAAGACTTTTTACAAAGACATAATTAGAGAAGTAAAAAGCGGTGATTTAAAAATAATTCTTGATGCTGACAAAGAAGCGCTTTTATACGGCATAGAAGAAAAGCCTTACATGATAAAGCCTAATGTGCAGGAGTTAGAAGATGTAGTAGGCAAAAAGCTTGAGAGTTTAGAAGAGGTTATTGAAGAAGGAAAAAAGCTGAAGGATTCAGGTATAGAAATAGTTGCGATTTCTATGGGAGGTCGCGGTAGTGTTGTGATAACAAAGGAAGGGATATATAGGGTAATGCCTGTAAAAGTTGAAGTAAAAGGGACAGTTGGAGCAGGAGATGCCTTTGTTGCAGGCTTTGCCCATGGAATATATAAAGGACTTCCGATTGAGGAGACAATAAAAATAGCAGCAGCTTTATCTACCTCCGTTGTCATGAAAGAAGGCACAAGAGCAGGCACTCTTGAGGAGGTAAATATATTAAAGGATAAGATTGGAATAGAGAGGATAGAAAGGTGA
- a CDS encoding CPBP family intramembrane glutamic endopeptidase, whose protein sequence is MRPDEKDVSKLYFFVMLLFITVGYLVQKASLYIGILITEFFLVLLPVILYLFLKKYDVKYVLRLNPIKGDKVFLVIIIAILGWIVSGFFALLTNYFLSKLGKIPVMQMPAASNIQELFMQILIFGAVAACSEEIFMRGLVMRSFEMRGSIKSIFITAIFFAMLHLNVQNFLSILFLGSLLGYVVYRTNSIYAGMIGHFTNNTISVLLSYFVAQQNLGKATPLQQVNIPFIVVVGYGIFALFASVLLYVLLRYLKKITDPYIIRGTTTVKEDLHIFLYWPVLLSVLVFVYRISWEILKIAGVI, encoded by the coding sequence ATGCGACCAGATGAAAAAGATGTAAGTAAGTTGTACTTTTTTGTCATGTTACTTTTCATAACAGTGGGATATTTGGTGCAAAAGGCTTCTTTATATATAGGTATACTCATCACAGAATTTTTTCTTGTTTTACTGCCTGTTATTCTTTATCTTTTTTTAAAAAAATATGATGTAAAATATGTTTTAAGGTTAAATCCTATAAAAGGGGATAAAGTTTTTTTAGTGATAATAATAGCTATTTTAGGCTGGATAGTATCGGGTTTTTTTGCACTTTTGACAAATTATTTTCTATCTAAATTGGGTAAAATTCCTGTCATGCAAATGCCTGCAGCTTCCAATATACAAGAACTTTTTATGCAAATTTTAATATTTGGAGCTGTAGCTGCCTGTAGTGAAGAAATATTTATGCGGGGACTTGTTATGAGAAGTTTTGAAATGAGGGGTTCTATAAAGAGTATTTTTATAACCGCTATATTCTTTGCAATGCTTCATTTAAATGTACAAAATTTTTTAAGTATACTTTTTCTCGGTAGTTTATTAGGATATGTAGTGTATAGAACTAATTCCATATATGCGGGAATGATAGGCCATTTTACAAATAACACTATTTCTGTGTTGTTATCATATTTTGTAGCACAACAAAACTTAGGAAAAGCAACTCCATTACAACAAGTAAATATTCCATTTATTGTAGTCGTTGGTTATGGGATTTTTGCATTGTTTGCTTCTGTTCTTTTGTATGTGCTATTGAGATATTTGAAGAAAATAACTGACCCATATATTATACGCGGTACTACAACAGTAAAAGAAGATTTACACATTTTCTTATATTGGCCTGTGCTTTTGTCAGTTTTAGTGTTTGTATATAGGATCAGTTGGGAAATATTAAAGATAGCAGGAGTTATATAA
- the purR gene encoding pur operon repressor, which translates to MDKYKRYERLAAIVKIFSENPNTLINLEYFVNFFGIAKSTASEDIDILKNVIEKFSFGKLITLPGAGGGVKYIPIANIKSYLPFVQEIKEKLKDPSRIIPGGFLYTADLIYSPNIVTKIGEILVFPFLDKNVDAIVTVETKGIPIALMCARTLNVPLVIIRKDSRVTEGSFVSINYISGSQRHIRSMSLARRSLQKGSKVLLIDDFMKAGGTIRGMMELMEEFDAEVVGAGVMISTEKPENKLVDNYISVFVLKNMEEEKNIIDIEISDWILKG; encoded by the coding sequence ATGGATAAGTACAAACGGTATGAACGATTGGCAGCAATCGTTAAGATATTTAGTGAAAATCCTAATACCCTCATAAATTTAGAATATTTTGTGAATTTTTTTGGTATAGCTAAATCTACTGCCTCGGAAGATATCGATATTTTAAAGAATGTGATAGAAAAATTTAGTTTTGGCAAATTAATTACATTACCTGGAGCTGGTGGTGGAGTAAAATACATTCCTATAGCTAATATTAAAAGTTATTTGCCTTTTGTACAAGAAATAAAGGAAAAATTAAAGGATCCGTCGAGAATAATTCCCGGAGGTTTTTTGTACACTGCCGATTTGATTTATTCTCCCAATATTGTAACAAAAATTGGTGAAATTTTAGTATTTCCTTTTTTGGATAAAAACGTTGATGCGATTGTAACTGTGGAGACAAAGGGTATACCTATTGCCTTGATGTGCGCAAGGACGCTTAATGTTCCCCTTGTAATAATTAGAAAAGATAGCAGAGTTACAGAAGGTTCTTTTGTTTCTATTAATTATATTTCTGGGTCTCAAAGACACATACGTTCTATGTCTTTGGCTAGAAGATCTTTACAGAAAGGTTCTAAAGTATTGTTGATAGATGACTTTATGAAAGCAGGCGGAACGATTAGAGGTATGATGGAACTTATGGAGGAATTTGATGCAGAAGTAGTTGGTGCAGGAGTTATGATTTCGACGGAAAAACCGGAGAATAAGCTGGTGGATAATTACATTTCGGTTTTTGTGTTAAAAAATATGGAGGAGGAGAAAAATATAATTGATATTGAAATAAGTGACTGGATATTGAAGGGTTAA
- a CDS encoding ribose-phosphate diphosphokinase, with product MARYTNSLKIFSGNSNPKLASEIAEHLGLKLCDSEVGTFSDGEISVRIGESVRGASVFVIQSTCAPVNNNLMELLIMIDAFKRASAAEINAVIPYYGYARQDRKAKARDPITAKLVADLITAAGAHRVVTMDLHAPQIQGYFNIPVDHLLGGPILAKYFLDKELGNDVVVVSPDHGSVTRARYFAEKLNAPLAIIDKRRPKANVAEIMNIIGDVRGKKAILVDDLIDTAGTLVQGAEALLDSGATEVYACATHGVLSGPAIERLKESPIKELVITDTIPLPEEKKIDKIKVRSVAPLFAEAILRIHEGMSVSKLFV from the coding sequence ATGGCGAGATATACTAATTCTCTAAAAATTTTTTCAGGAAATTCAAATCCTAAGTTAGCCAGTGAAATAGCAGAGCATCTTGGACTCAAGCTTTGCGATTCAGAAGTAGGGACTTTTAGTGATGGTGAGATTAGTGTAAGGATTGGAGAAAGTGTAAGAGGTGCAAGCGTTTTTGTAATACAGTCAACTTGTGCGCCTGTTAACAACAACTTAATGGAATTATTGATAATGATTGATGCTTTTAAAAGGGCATCTGCGGCTGAAATTAATGCAGTTATACCCTACTATGGTTATGCAAGACAAGACAGAAAAGCAAAGGCGAGGGACCCAATTACTGCAAAGCTTGTAGCTGACCTTATAACTGCAGCAGGAGCCCATAGAGTTGTTACAATGGACCTTCATGCTCCACAAATACAAGGGTATTTTAATATTCCTGTAGACCATCTTTTAGGAGGACCAATACTTGCGAAATATTTTCTTGACAAGGAATTGGGAAATGATGTAGTAGTTGTTTCCCCTGACCATGGCAGTGTGACAAGAGCGAGGTATTTTGCAGAAAAATTGAATGCTCCTCTTGCTATTATTGACAAAAGAAGGCCAAAAGCTAATGTAGCAGAGATAATGAATATAATAGGTGATGTAAGAGGGAAAAAGGCTATTTTGGTAGATGACCTTATTGATACCGCTGGTACTTTGGTACAAGGGGCGGAGGCTCTTCTTGACAGTGGTGCTACTGAAGTTTATGCTTGCGCGACTCATGGGGTGTTGTCAGGCCCTGCGATTGAAAGGCTTAAGGAATCACCAATAAAAGAATTGGTTATAACCGATACAATCCCTCTTCCCGAAGAGAAAAAAATTGACAAAATTAAAGTGAGGTCTGTAGCTCCTTTATTTGCAGAAGCGATTTTGAGAATCCATGAAGGAATGTCTGTAAGTAAATTGTTTGTATAG